The Nitrospira sp. sequence AGGCCATCCTTCTCCATTTGCGCTGCCGATAGTTGACTGGCGAGAGTCACAGAGTCGCCGGTACTGGAGCGTAAGGCGACGATCTCCCGATCGCGGTCGGCGAGCTGTCTCTCCAAATCGCTCACGCGGTTGCTCAGCGTTCCATTTTGCTTCCGAGCCGCTTCCAGTTCATCGGCCAATCGTTGCCGATCTCGTTCCAGGGCCGCCAGACGGGCAGCCATTTCTTGTGATGCATCAGGCGGGACGACCTTTGCAGTTGAAGGGCACCCCGAGCCTTGGTGATAGCCGTACCATTGGTCGATACACACGGTCGGCTGCTTGATATACGCATCGGGGTGCTGCTTCAGAAATGATGAACAACCCATCAAGGCAACCAAGATCGCCATGCCTATTGCCGTCTTAAGTGTCCTCATGATGATCTCCTTACCTTCCAGGCACGTGACATACGCCACGCAACCTTCACGCTCCGTGTATCGCTGTCACGCTACTGTCGGCTCTTCAACAGATCGCGGATCTCCATCAACAATTTCTCTTCGTTAGTTGGTGCCGGTGGAGCAGGCGGTGGTGGCGGCGGTGCCTCTTGCCTAAACCGGTTCACCTGCTTGACCAGGATGAAAATGACAAAGGCGATAATGATGAAGTCGAACACGCTTTGGAGAAAGACTCCGTAATTGAGCGTCGGAGCCCCGGCGGCTTTTGCGGCGGCTAAGGATGGAGGTGATGTTCGAGACAGGTCGATGAAGAGACTGGAAAAATCCACTTTTCCCATCAGCAGTCCCATCGGGGGCATGAGAACGTCGCTGACGAGTGACGACACGATCTTGCCGAACGCTCCACCGATGATGACACCGATCGCCATGTCTAGGACGTTGCCCTTCATGGCAAACTCTTTGAACTCTTTCAGCATGCTGCTCCTCCTTTGAGAAAGCGGATCAGTGCGACACCGTAAATAGCCTCAGACTTTCAATTGTCGGTCATTGCGCGTGGAAGTTTCAAGACAAGGAGAACGATAGGCTCGACGGATACTAACAATCTCGTCCAGTGAGGCTGCACAAAGGGAACGGTCGAGGCGTAATCTTTCTCACCCACCCGTCTCGAGTCGCTTTCGCAGCTCTTGTCCGTTGGTGCGTTGAGACCTACACATTATGAGAGCGACGCCGGAGCTTTTGCAGCATGCTCAGCCTATCGTTTACGAGTCGTATCGAAGGCATAGCCGAGCGTGAGCAGGTACAAATTGTCCGTATCGCTGGTGCCGGCAGGCGGCCGATTGTTGTATCGCGTGGTCACCTGGAATCCGCTCGCCAGACTACCTAAAATCCTCAAGCGAAACCCGTTATCCATCGTGTAGTAAAAATCCGAGAAGGTTTGGAGAGACGGGAAAATTTCGTTGTAATGATAGAGCGTGACACGGCCGTCGAACAGGGGCCAATCCAATTTCATGGCCACACGCCCGCGAAAACTTGCCTTATCCGGAAACGGATCACGAAAGTCTTCATTGAAATATGACGGACCCGCTTCAGTGTACAAGGTCATGTCTTTAAAAATGCCGTCGTAGTCTCCGCGCTCAATCCATTGATACCCCGCACCGCTGGAGATCGCAGTTCTCAGCTTCAAGTTTTGTAATCGGTCGTTCTCAAAATAGGCCGACGTATACCAGAAAAACCGTTTAGTGACGAAGAAGTCGAGTTTGATCGTCCCTCGAGCATTCCGAGTGATAAGGCTGCCCGCATTGTCGCCATAGACGTAGCGGCCCAGCAATGTCAACCGAAGCTGCTCGCTTCGAGCCACAAGATCGCCCAGCACGCTGATGTTCCGGAGTTGGCTATTTCCTGTGGCTTGTGAGTACCCGGCATTCAAACTACCGGTGTAAATGACCGGGGGTTGGACCATAGGGTTTACTTGAGTCACCGTATCCATCGGTACCGTCACCGTACTTACTGTCGGCCCTCCCTTGAGTTTCATCATTCCAGGGTCGCTCTCTTCGACGGTTCCGACCAGAACGGATCCTTCCTTCAAATGAAAGGGAATAGGATGAGAGACGGTCAGTTTACTGACCGCTTCCCACTTCACCTTGATGATGTCGCTCACCATGGAGTTTTTAATCTGAAGTATCCCGCCCGTCATCTCTATCACTCCACCATAGATCACACTGCCGTCTTTCAAGGTCACGACGTCCAGTGCCGGAGCTGAAGCCGGTTGCGCTGAGGTGGACTCATCGGCAGCAGAAGCGACGTTCCCCATCATGAAGAGAAGCATCATTACGGCAAACAGAACCGACTGCTTCATGTATCCTCCTTCGTAACTCGGAACCCATCGAGACGGTGAACTTTAGGGCTATACCGTGTTTGCCATGACACCGCAGCAGATGGATGCCGCGTGCAGCACTCGCCGCTTCGGATCTTCTGGAGATTCTCAAGCGTGTAGGGATTCTTACAGGCGAGTGGTTATAGCACTGGTAGGCATATCCGAATTCGCGTACCTCTTATCGCATAATTTCCATTCAGGCTCGAGATGAAGGCGCACCTTGGCGCCGGTAACAACTCATAAGACCGATCGCTGAGACTTCGAGTCGCACACAGCCACACCGTGGGTTTTTTCACGACCGCTCTTATCCGTTCACTAAGTGGACGGTAAGACTCGCTGTCGGTAGCGCGATCCCTCGTTCCTGGAATCGTTCAAGAATTAATTTGTTCAGCTCTCTCTGAGTCGAACTGTAATCCGCCACAGCCGTCCAAGGCTCTACGGCGATAACCACGGCCAGGGATGACTCCCCGAGAGACGACACTCCTATTGAAGGAACAGGGTCTTTCATGACCGATGGATGCCGATTGAGGACATCCCGAACCAGAGCCAGGGCCTCATCAAGATTCGCATTCGCCGATACGGGAATGGTCAACCGCATCTGACGGATGGTTCCAAAGTTGTGCAGAATCTCTCCGACGATTTTTCTGTTGGGAATGATCACGCGGGAGTGGTCCGCGTGCATCAGTGTCGTCGTGAAGATATCGATCACCACGACGTCGCCGTGGACCCCGAGCAGTGAAATATGTTCGCCGACCTTATAGGGCTTGCTGAAGATAATCGAGAGCCCGGCCATCACGTTGCTCAGCACCCCCTGCAAGGCCAACCCGATCCCCACGCCGGCGACTCCGACGCCGGCGATCAGCGGGGCAATGGGCACACCGAGCGTCTGAAGGGCGATCATCGCGGTAAAGAGCATTACCACGATCTTGACGATGCGGACCAGAAGCAGACGCACCGGCGGTTCAAGGGTCTGCCGTTCCAACGCGTGTTGTGCCAAATTCCCGGCCCAGCGAGACACCATGACACCGGCGATGAAGATCCCAATCGCAACCGCGGCCTGCAGCCCATACTGCACGGCATACTGCGTGAGCGTATCTACGACATTCATAGAAATCAGCTTTCGTTAACGGCCTAAAATCCCTTTGAGCAGCTCTTGTCCCTCTTTCTTCAAGTCCTCTGGTTTGGTCGTGCCCTTGAGCAATCCCCCCACAGTTTCTTCCACCTTCTTCTTCACCTGCTCCTGTACCTTCCCGGTTATACCCTTGAGATCAACTCCATACGACGGTGCTTGCGCGGTGCCGGTAATCGTGAGCGGCAGGTTCAATCGGCCGTCTTTCAACGCGAGCTTGACGACAGGTGACGCTCCGGCAATCTTCTGACTCGCCTCCTGAGACAGGTTGAGATTCACGAGCAGATTCAACCGCTGATCGAATCCGATGGTCCCCCCGCCGGTCGCCTGAAAATCATGACTGTCCATCAGGAGACGCTGTACGTTGATGATCCCCTGCTTGATGACGAGATCCGTTTCGATCGTCGAAAACGCCGTCGCTTTGGCATCGTCGAGTGAAATGCCGACAACCTTAAGGGCGGACATCGCTTCTTGAAGGAGATTCACTC is a genomic window containing:
- the mscL gene encoding large-conductance mechanosensitive channel protein MscL; translated protein: MLKEFKEFAMKGNVLDMAIGVIIGGAFGKIVSSLVSDVLMPPMGLLMGKVDFSSLFIDLSRTSPPSLAAAKAAGAPTLNYGVFLQSVFDFIIIAFVIFILVKQVNRFRQEAPPPPPPAPPAPTNEEKLLMEIRDLLKSRQ
- a CDS encoding DUF481 domain-containing protein, with the protein product MKQSVLFAVMMLLFMMGNVASAADESTSAQPASAPALDVVTLKDGSVIYGGVIEMTGGILQIKNSMVSDIIKVKWEAVSKLTVSHPIPFHLKEGSVLVGTVEESDPGMMKLKGGPTVSTVTVPMDTVTQVNPMVQPPVIYTGSLNAGYSQATGNSQLRNISVLGDLVARSEQLRLTLLGRYVYGDNAGSLITRNARGTIKLDFFVTKRFFWYTSAYFENDRLQNLKLRTAISSGAGYQWIERGDYDGIFKDMTLYTEAGPSYFNEDFRDPFPDKASFRGRVAMKLDWPLFDGRVTLYHYNEIFPSLQTFSDFYYTMDNGFRLRILGSLASGFQVTTRYNNRPPAGTSDTDNLYLLTLGYAFDTTRKR
- a CDS encoding mechanosensitive ion channel family protein produces the protein MNVVDTLTQYAVQYGLQAAVAIGIFIAGVMVSRWAGNLAQHALERQTLEPPVRLLLVRIVKIVVMLFTAMIALQTLGVPIAPLIAGVGVAGVGIGLALQGVLSNVMAGLSIIFSKPYKVGEHISLLGVHGDVVVIDIFTTTLMHADHSRVIIPNRKIVGEILHNFGTIRQMRLTIPVSANANLDEALALVRDVLNRHPSVMKDPVPSIGVSSLGESSLAVVIAVEPWTAVADYSSTQRELNKLILERFQERGIALPTASLTVHLVNG